The DNA region ACGGCCACGCCCGTGCCGGAGGCGGAGGTAAAGATGCGGGCGTCCGCCACGTCCGTCACGTCCTTGCCGACGCTGAACTTGTGCACAAAGTTGCCGAACATGTCGTGCAGGAAGATGGTACCGTCGTCCTGCACCCCGATCAGCTCTTCCGCGTCCGACCAGCCGAGCGTGACCAGATTGCCGCAATCCCACTGCAATTTTTCAAACGAAGGTGAGGGGCGTGTTTGTAGGTGGAACAGAGCGTAAAGGGATGAGGGGGGGCACTAGTTACATTGATGGAAGAGAGCAGCTTGCCCACGCAGTTGAAGATGCGTATGATCGGTCGCGTGCTGGCGCCCCCGTCCAGCTTGACGAACAGCTTCGGATCCTTGACGACGGCGATCGGGCCACCGTACGGGGCCGCATACACGCGCATATGCTCCAGGTTGATGTTGCCGGGCCATTCCATGGTGTAGAGTTCGATTTTGCTGTGCCGGGGGAAAGGATACGCGTTAGAGGGCGGAAATGAAGGGGGCGGTTAGCCAGGGAAATACTTTACCGGAAGGCATTGCCCTGTCCCAGCGTAAACCAGTCGCCCGTATTGCATAGCAGAGACATTGTAAAGCTGCTTAAAActagacacacaaacacacacaaacacaagcactaTACTAAAAATTTACACTATTGTTATCAATTTCCCACCCCTTTGGGAATGCCCGAACTGGTTCGTGTTTTCCTTCCCCCCTTTTTATTTGCTATGAGTTTGGGAAAAGATGAATcagaacaacaataacaataacaaatgagCTGTCAGATACCATATGATTAGCGCTGACGTTTACAGTTTTGCTTACATTTTGTAGATGCATTTGTGGCGAGTATAAAGATTCGAGCTCGTTCGTGCTACCCACaaggaaaataattcattttattgaaCAACATTCATTTTTGGGGCCGTTTTCGTTCTTAACTTTCGTTCTGTTTTAATAGCCGAATGATCGGTGCGTGGATTCATGCAGCCATTGTACAATGCCATGAATGACAGCCCTTTAACCTTGTTGCCAACAACCACAAAACTGGAAATGCGTTTTGTGAATGAAACTTTCAATAGCTTTTGCATCATCAAATTAGAACAATTCTCAATCCTCTTTTTCGTCAGAAGTAGTGATGGGCGAGTCAATCCTAACGTGTCGGGTCGAagccatccgtaagcgacccGGTGTCGTTCGGGTCCacccgaaaggtacaagtaggttcaATAGGTTCAACAACTCCggtaggtgcaagaaagcagAAGCGACTCCAACCCATTGGTGCACAGAGTTCTGGTCGGGTCGGGCCAAGGTGGGTTCATTCCGACCCGTGGTTGCAGCAATTTCCGATCGACCCGAATGATGAGTAATGATGAGGTGCGAGAAAATATAAGCGATTCCAACTCCGAAAATGTTGCGGGAACTTTTGTTGCCAAATCGTATGGACGAACTGCCAATCACATGATGCGGAAACATTTGCAgatttgattccgactccgacctagcgcacccgctgcacTCACGTGTCAGAATCGATACCAACTGGCTCGTACCCGGCTCCAGATTGGGTTGTAAAATGATTCGTATGACCCACCACTAGTCTGAAGTGATACATTGGAGatggttgtttttatttgttcattGGAATTTATAGGAATCCTAAGCAACTCCCCAAAGCCAGTACTTGTTCTAGCAGTTCTCCCCAGATCTAGTTCTAGCGaagcataacttcaatgcgaaaccatacaacagtactgAGGGAAGGTGAAAGCTTTCAAAGCGATGAAAGCTTCGCTATGTGGCTATCCCATCAAAGATGGTGCCACCAGcttgtttgctatttttagaaagCACGAgtcgtttgatttgtttggtttggtttggttgagAGCTTGAGCCGTTTAGAATCCGTTTATAGGTCGTTTATTGAATTCGTGGAACTTGAGACAGTTCAGAAAAGATGCAGCTGACAGTTTGTACATACGATTAACAGCAGGTGGAATGACGTGCTTATACCGGTCcaaaatttacaaaatatgAAATACCAATCCCAAAGCGTGTTTCCGCACGCCCGTATAAGTGATAACCGCTACCTCAACACCAATGACCTTTACCAAAATCTGTGCGGTCGACCATTcgtatagatttttgctcggataGTTTTTGGCTGAGTAATCTATGGCGCTCGGGCCATTAAActaagaaagaaaacaaagccataccggttctggaactgGTCACAAACTCACCCCGGTGCAGGAACCGTTACTGccctaccagcattaaacggctttgaaggcattcagaaggcatttaaggccttagtcgccttagaaggcgaataaagatttcaaccgaaactttcacggctgtaacgggttctcttcgaaatctttcaactttttgattcaaGGAGAACAGATAGCTTGCCGCCATCTTAGCTTGTTTATATACTGAATTTGCACCTGTACTAATGTAGCTGCCAAATAGAGCAGTGACAACGCTTTTGGTTCCGAACCGAGAAAGCATGTGTTCAAATCCTGAtttttatgatcttttttctgagtttatttatttttaaattaattttttcttACTATAATtactttaaacaaaatttatgtgaagcgaaattaaaataatacctttttaaaaaacataataattacaCTATGTTCACCGTTCATTATCAGGATGGGAGAAATATGTATCtcatttttccttttattaaagttatcgaaatgagtttgatatattaacacCTTTCAATGAGTTGGTCTTTAACAACCGAATAATGTAGACCAtctttaataaagtgaaatagctcagagcttaacgcaagagaacataacacgtaaatcgtgctatcgaatctcacgttcatatctgggaacactacaacagtgcagtgctgaagacgcttgtaaggttttcttttgacagttgcaatttcaaatttcaaattaaaagcgaaatttttcattgacatatttcaaaggcatttaattactgctaaatgcactgctgatcgccttcaattcgccggcgaatacaaggcgattagaaggcatttaacggaaatttgcGGGTAGGGTGAACCTATACCGATCCAGGATCCGTTACCAAACCCTTACCGGTCCTGCAACAGCTTCCAAATCGAATTCGAATCCTTCTCGGAACTGTTCCGGATTCGAAATGAATCGGGTACCTAGTCCAGCCCTGGAACGGAACTGAACTCAACTAGAAAATTTCCCAAATGTACAACGTTCCCCTGGACGAAAACGTTGGTGGTCGCTGACAGAAAGGTTTACTGTCAAATTGGCGTTCGAGTTGTTTCACAAGGGCGCACCCGTTCAATACAAACCGCTAACCTAACGAACTTTAGGCGCCGTTGGCAAAGGGACGCGAAAACGAACAAGCCATTGACCGGTAAGCACGGTACAACTAAGATTTATTTTCTAAGTGGAAACCGAtgtttttgcaatattttgtaAGAAAACAGACCCCATTTTGTGGCGTGAAACGGGGCGACGCTGGAATGTAAACAGTGACgcgggcttttttttttaacgaacgACATCATGTCCAAACGAACACTGCCGCTGTGGCTGCGGGCCGGCAAGAGCGATGCAGATCTGAAGAAGAATGTAGAGTGCGCCGTCGTGGTAGAGCCgttaaatgaaaacaacaaaccagcGGTACCAGCGCCGGCTGCGCCGGAAGAGGAACCACCGAAGCGACGCTTGCGAAGCAACTACCAGGTGGAGGAAAGCAAGCAGCCCGACCTGCGGGTAGAATATCTCCCGTTCGTCAGCTATACCGGGGCGATCGAGTACTACACCACCTTCCAGGATGTCGCGTTCAGCTGCGACCAGATGATGCAGTgggtggagcagcagcaggaggacCGGCCGATCCCGATCGCGTTCGATCTCGAGTGGCCGTTCAGCTTCCAGACCGGCCCGGGCCGGACGGCACTGATGCAACTGTGCGCCGCCCCCAACCGgtgcctgctgctgcagctctcCTGCCTGCAGAAGCTGCCCGCCGCCCTGTTGCAGCTGCTCTACCATCCGCGCGTCCTGCTGCACGGCGTCAACGTGAAGAACGACTTCCGCAAGCTGGCCCGCGACTTCCCGGCGGTGAGCGCGGACCTGCTGATCGAGCGGTGCGTCGAGCTCGGCCAGTGGTACAACCGGCTGCACGGCACGACCGGCATCTGGAGCCTGGCGCGGCTGGTCGAGCAGGTGCTGCGGCAGCGCGTCAGCAAGGACAAGCGGGTCCGGATGAGCAAATGGAACGTGCTGCCGCTGTCCGACGACCAGAAGCTGTACGCGGCGATCGATGTTTATGtaggtttttttcttgtaatgctttgtttcgtgtttttgtAACGTCCATTTCccgcccgtttttttttttgtttgtctgagACCGTTGCGGAATCAGAAACGTCAGAAATGACGCAACCCCACTGGTGTGTCGTCAGATGTTATCAGCTTGTTTTccgtttgttttcgtttcgtgcCCGGTGATTGCAGGTTGGCCAGTTGCTGTACATGAAGCTGGCGGAGAGGCAGCGCCAGCAGGAGGATGCTGAAAACAGTGCGCCGGAAGTGAGCCCGGAGATCGAGCGGAAGGAGAATTAACGTCCACGGTAGCAGCCCCGCAACACGCACAAGACGCTACACCGACTGCCCAGGACTgccgtgagagagagaggacacaGAAATCTCAacccaaaaaacacactcatcCTTGCCGCACCATGTCCCGCCTGGTGCACGTGCTGCGGGCCGGACGACTGCCCTACCAGCGGGCCCTGAAGCTACAGCAAACGATCGCCagccagctgcagcagcagcagcagaacgcctcaccatcaccaccctaTCGCCACGTGCTGATACTGACCGAGCACGAGCCCGTCTACACGATAGGCATCCGGACGCGCGGCTACGACGAGACGGAGGAGAACAGGCTGCGCGCGCTCGGGGCCGACTTCGTGCGCACCAACCGGGGCGGGTTGATCACGTTCCACGGGCCGGGGCAGCTGGTCGCGTACCCGATACTGGACCTGAAGCACTTCCAGCCGAGCGTTCGCTGGTACGTGTGCCATCTCGAGCGCACCGTGATCGAGCTGTGCCGGCGGTACGGGCTGCGGGCCGGCACGACGGCTGACACGGGCGTCTGGATCGGCGACCGGAAGATCTGCGCACTGGGCATACACGCGAGCCGGTATGTGACGACGCACGGGCTCGCCCTCAACTGTGACGTCGATCTGGGCTGGTTCGGGCACATCGTACCGTGCGGGCTGGTCGGCAAATCGGTGACCTCGCTCGCGCACGAACTCGGGAACCGGCCGGACCTGGGGGTGGACAGTGTGGCGGACGGGTTGCTGGAGTGCTTTCGCGCAACGTTCGAGTGcgagctggacgagctggATGCGGGCAGCCGGACGAAGCTGCTCGAAGGGATTTAACCAGGACGAACCAGGGATTGTTGGGGAGTTGACTCAGGAAGCAATGTGTTGCCGTAAGGGAGGAGTGTTTTAATGCTTTGAAAAATGTTTAGAATACAGTCCGAGTTGTTTTGATATGTTAAGCACGTGTTTCTTAATTTACGCTTCTAAAGGAATTCGGTTGAAGAATGGGAAGTTCTTCGCAGGTGGAAGAGCACATCGACGACAAACGGttctttcaatttttcaatgtttttgaaGTATTTTATGCTGTTGAAATGAATCCGATTAGAAATGAATCCACCGCGTGTTCTTTTTACTCCACTCTGAGGTCTGGCCATGGAACTCACAGTTTTGCCTGCCACTCTGATTACTTCCAGCGATAAAAGCGATTACTCTCCAGCGATATTTTCCCATTAGCGATGGTCTGGTCTTAGTCTTCAACATTTTCAAGGGCTGTCAGCAAGAGGATCGTAACTATTCAGCAATTGAGCTCTTCCATTCATACATCTGCAATTTGCCACTAGTTGCAGCAGGTCGCACAAAATGACTTCACATCAAAGATCCATCTTTCCTGCGCAACCGTAGCCAGCCGTTTGCGCGAGATCTTCTGGTTGACTTCTTCGCAAGGATGTCCTCACGAAACTTCCACATTAGTGATGTTGCTCTCTGGAGCACGGCAcacgactccgatccaacTCCGACTTCGGCAAAATTGTAATCACTACTTCCGTATGGAGTTGTCTTTGTTCTTaggcatttcatttatttgtgtttttttactttcattttgcgcgtgcacttcgtATACAGGCATTTATTTCAAAGGCCGGCGCAGACTCCGGCCGATACCGGACAactacggacgactctgactccgggtgactccggacgactctgaacgactccggacgattccgaacaactccggacgactctgattccgggtgactccggacaactccggacgactctgaacgattCAAGACAACTCTGACTCCAggtgactccggacaactccggatgattctgaacgattccaaacaactccggacgactctgaacgactcaaGACAACTCTGACTCCGGGTGACTTtggacaactccagacgactccgaacgactccggacgactctaaCTCTGGGTGACGCCGAATGACTCCGCATAATGctgggcggacctaccttccagAGTCGCTTCCGAAATTATCGGCATCGTATCGGAGTCGACTACGGATGTTTTGGTAACTTTATCCATCACCATTCCTTGGCTAGTCAGGCCAGTCATCTCCAACAAATCCAACCAGCCAGGAGTTTGCTTACCGGTCCATTCGCAAGAACTTGTCGAGTTGGTCCAAGCCCAGACGAACTCTACGAAACGCCATTCTCCGTAGTTCGTTCCATTCAGCTGGAGCATGCCAGTGCCTTCTTTTTACAGAGGAACCTTTGCAGAGGGACCTAAAGGAACTCTGTACTTGCTCTTGAAATACTAAGGTAGCTTAGATCGAAATGAGATTAAATTCGATTCCAGCTCCAAACGCCGTTACATTCTGGAAATTAAAGTGAGGCTAGAAGTTGAACTATTTGTCCTTTTCGACGTACAACAGAcatctatttaaaaaaaatcgtaaccTCACACGAGGATATATCCTACGATGCCTAACCTTGCCCTGTCAACACCTTGGATAAACAgtcccagtgtgtgtgtgtgccatctGTATCGTGTTTCGAGCAGTGCCCGACTGCTCGATTCCACTCGAGTATGGTTGTTTATAGTTTTCTTGGGTGTTTTCCCCCTCTCTTTCTTCTGGTTGTTGTACGGCCCGTCGCACGCCAGTGTGTTTTGCAGCAGCTCACAGAACGGCGCCGTGCGTGTAGGTCGCATTGACCAAAACCCTGCAGAAGTTTACCCGAAATCGGTTCCATTGCTCTCAGTggcggtgtgtttttttttctggtggtgcctggtgctgttgctgcgatTCCGCACGCGGGACGCTGCTGTTTTTGGGCCGTAGCTTCCGTGGATGATGTCAGAAGAATtggccagcagctgctgctcgtttggcgcttcgtcgtcgtcgcacGCATAAACGAAGGCTTGggagtgcgcgcgcgtgtgtgtgtgtttttgcgtggGCATTTTGTGTGTTGCCGCCGGGGGTAAGCCATATGAAGCGTTGTGCGTTCGGGGCAGCCAAGCTTCGCCTACCGCACTTACATAAAAGGAAACGATGAAGTAATCGGCCACCCTCCCACCCGCTCTGATTTTGTTTCCCTcgtcttcttcctcttcttcttccgtgGGTCGCCCGCGCGCGCCATTGGCCTCGGCTCGCTCGCTTCCTTTGTTCTAGCCCAGTGCAGTGTGTGGCCAGGGAACGCTTCGAACGTGGATTCGCTCCGATCCCGGCGAGTCGCCAATTTGCAGTAGACACATCCCGAAACATCCcctacacgcacacacacgcacaccgaaaGGACCAACAACAAAGtgcaagtgtgtttgtgcgtgtgtgagacAGAACAATCAACCCCCGTCAACAGGAAGCACCCCGAGTGTGACAAAACCCGTAGCGAAACATCTGCCAGGAAGAGCAGGTCAGGGAACGCGCACCACCAGCCCTGTCGCGCGCTCAGTCAACCATCAACCACCGGGAAAAGCAAAATGGTAAGTAAAGAAAGTCAATATCATTCGCCCCCCTTTCCAACTGcaaggaaaaacaacaaacaacaaacgaaaaaacagaTCTTTAAAATGCGACACACTCTCTAACGGTCACCGGGCGACGACATGGGTTTTCGCATCACAATCAATACGCACGCACCAAACCATTAAGCGCTAATGGATTGGAATACATGAATAAATCTGGCTAGCAGGGAAAAatcacacgaaaaaaaaagaaagaagtaTAACAAACGGGCAGGGTAATTGGCCTTCGGTTGTGCGCGGCAGTGCCTATACTTCaggtgtgctgtgtgtgacACTTAAGGAACCGCTGGGATGGTGCCTACATTCCGTCGCTCCCCTGCCACACGCACGGGAGGgttgcaataaaacaacaaaccttTCCCCGCCTTCGGTCCACCCCCTCAttgagaagaaaacaaaatactgTGTCGAGGTTACGGGCTTTTTGGATCCACTTCTCGAGCAGTTCAGCCCAGTGGCACTAAACTGCACCGGGATTTGGAGGGGTGACCTCAACACAATTAAAGCAGTAACTCATTTAGcaaacaaccttttttttggtatgctCAAAGTAGATTAAATGAGTGACAGTGGAGTAAAAACTGAAAgcaaaaatgatattaatgtATTAGAGTAAGTAgagaaaaagttaaaaatatCTGCAATAGtaatatttgtttatgttgCATCTAAAGAGTCCTTCGATTCAATTTCAACATATAGTTGGCGAATTTTAAAGAATTTCGTTTTCGAAATTGTTGAAATTATAAACGTATTTAATGTTTGGACTGAGAGTCTGTTACGTTCTGGGAGAAGTGCATCATATACAACGTTTTGGCATATTAGTTTTAGTACATGTGGAACCCCTCACAACGAGTTTAATCCGTTCCAGTGACTCACTCGTTATACGAAAAACTCGTTATGCGAAACACTCTTTTTCCTTcgaatttgtatgaaaagtaaTGGAATTGGCTCTAGGACCGAAAATGTGCTAGTAAAAATGGCATATACGCATCTGAAAGAATGTATCCTGTCTCCCTAATACTTTTACAATATAGTCGTTGCCGCTCAAATTTGACACAaactcacctatttttgtctcgtaAGCACCGATTTTTGACAGCGTGTCACAATTTTTGTCTCTCAGGGCCGTGTTCGTGCTTCAtcagatgcgattttatcggacgatcTACCAAcattttatatgggatttgacagataccGTCGAACGTGCGACTTCGTCGTACGAgggaatcattttttttttttaatttcgtcggacgccgcatccgatgttatctgtcaaactaattgtgtggtgttttgtaggaacaatctcaaacTATCTTTTCataatttcattttcgttaaactattaaaatcatccaaatcaacgcaatatgaatcgatgaagcgtttgacagcacgtgcgataaaatcacATGCGACgaagcacagacacggccCTAAGGCATCAATGTTTGACTGTGAGTCAattgctttatttacaaaatttaacgAAATTTCTGACACTGTGTATTCcgaaattattgaaattaagttaagtagtgaataatttcataaatataatttaatgtaTAACAATCGTTATGCCTATTTTGGTAGGtttaatggagtgaaaaaattGGCATGTATTTTGAGGTGTAAACACCGGCGCTAGaatttataaaatttcattattttttctcatAAAGCAATAAATATACACGGTTTTAGTATTGTTTATgtgatttaaaattataattgtcaattaggtggcaacgactgtaattGTGGTATATTTTTAGTtcatgtttgttatttatcattattattgatCAAATTTCTTGAAAAAGTGGGTGATTGTTTTAGTCTGTTCGTtcaaaaaacacttttcaggACGATTATGTATTGGTTTGTGGCGATACCTGCTAGACTTGGAGTGGCACCTAGTGGAAACGCTCTCCTTTATGAGCAAGTAGATCCAAAAAAGGGGTTGAAACACTCATCTACATATACGCCACACACTTGTTCCTCACACTCAATTATACGACACAGTTCCACCTTGAAAATCAACATTTTGCctgagtgaaaataaaaattaaagtaaATACTCAATCCTTACCGATTGTGATCTTGATTTCACATCGGGGCCGAAACATGTACCAGCAACGCAAACGGTattgctcgttatgcgagatTTTAATCGTTATAAGAGATGTATTTGTTGGGCATTTAGATTTGTTCGTTATgcgaaaaactcgttatacTCGGTACTCGTTATGAGGGGTTCCACTGTATGAAGAGTTGGAATTGTTACGTTAGAATCGATT from Anopheles coluzzii chromosome X, AcolN3, whole genome shotgun sequence includes:
- the LOC120955972 gene encoding Werner Syndrome-like exonuclease gives rise to the protein MSKRTLPLWLRAGKSDADLKKNVECAVVVEPLNENNKPAVPAPAAPEEEPPKRRLRSNYQVEESKQPDLRVEYLPFVSYTGAIEYYTTFQDVAFSCDQMMQWVEQQQEDRPIPIAFDLEWPFSFQTGPGRTALMQLCAAPNRCLLLQLSCLQKLPAALLQLLYHPRVLLHGVNVKNDFRKLARDFPAVSADLLIERCVELGQWYNRLHGTTGIWSLARLVEQVLRQRVSKDKRVRMSKWNVLPLSDDQKLYAAIDVYVGQLLYMKLAERQRQQEDAENSAPEVSPEIERKEN
- the LOC120955981 gene encoding putative lipoyltransferase 2, mitochondrial; amino-acid sequence: MSRLVHVLRAGRLPYQRALKLQQTIASQLQQQQQNASPSPPYRHVLILTEHEPVYTIGIRTRGYDETEENRLRALGADFVRTNRGGLITFHGPGQLVAYPILDLKHFQPSVRWYVCHLERTVIELCRRYGLRAGTTADTGVWIGDRKICALGIHASRYVTTHGLALNCDVDLGWFGHIVPCGLVGKSVTSLAHELGNRPDLGVDSVADGLLECFRATFECELDELDAGSRTKLLEGI